TCAGAATAATATCTGACAGTTTTTTACACCCCTACAATcaacattaatttatttcatcattCAGTCCTATAAAATATGcaatttaaacataaatacacCAGTTTTCAATGTTGTATTTCTTACTTTTACTGAGTTCCAAGGTACAAACTGATGATGGTGCAGTAGCTCCTTCCTCAGGAAAACTGGAACTAGTTTGGCCCTCTCCTGGGGAAATCCTAGAACCACTGTCAGACTCTGACCtaaaatgcataaaaaaaaaacagtaacaaaagatGAGAGAAATACATATAGAAATCATCTTAACCCATTTACTAATTGTCCTATTCATAAGACTCACAAAagatttttctaatttcttttgctaaataacaaaatgtatatatactagTCTGTTTAATTCACTGATGGATCCTCTATCTAATTTTCACTTTCTTTAAGAATGAAAAACATTCTGCTTGGTTTGTTTCTATGCAAACTATACATGTCAAATGATATTTATCACTAGCATCATTTTTAATCTCCTATCAGTTAAATATACATCAACAAAAAAAAAGCAGTGACAAAAAATATTACACCAGCTTAACAGTTATTTGAAGGACAAAGTGTACGTATTTATAACATCTTTATGGTCTAATTTGCTTACATTGTAAATTTACTGGTGAAGTTAGTTCTGAAGAGGAAATATCTACTTACACTCATGTGGTATGAATTAACTAAAGATGATTCTTCAAAAAAACCTGgcactaaaacaaaaacataattatgaaAAAGAATATAACAACATCACTGAACGTTAATAAcctaaactaaattattatatataattattctgaACATTAGAgttaacataattataaaacttaatgtcatttaaatagctttagaaataaataatttgatgcaacaataaaaaaataaaaaaagcaaaaaaataaaataaatatacactaagCTTCAAACCCACTGTTTAAAACCCAGATCCAGTGTGGTGTTTTGTGTTGATACATGTACAATGGTACTTTAACTGGGGAGCTTTGGAAAATGGGTgttgttatttacatatatactgttttaaaagaaatttctcATTAGTACCAGACTACTATAATATACCatgtcatttaaaaattaatgattattaTTAATGGTGAAACCCAGCAGAACACCAGAGCTATATTAATCAAATTGGAAAGATCACCAGTTTTTGACCCAAATGTGTTTTAGTCATAGCTATACCTTAAACATGGGATACTAATAATCTTTCTAATCAGCACTTCAAAGTTAtgcaaattaaaaataagaatgatACATACCACCCACATACATGAACTGCATGTTGGTCTTTAAGGCCACGGGGAAGGAGGCAGCCTTGTTCTGGAAAAGAATCCGAGTGCAATCGAGGTCGATAGCCAGGGGTGCGAAATTTTGATCCTCCTGAGGAATGGGAAGATGAGGTTGAAGTTGTGGATAGCCCTCTTCTAAAAAATCCAAACCCACAGCTAGGACTACGAGTCAAGCATGTAATTTCTGGAGTTGGATCACTTATGGACATCTGTCGTCTCTTCTTGCGAGTTCCACGTTCAATGAGGCTTTGACTCCCAAATTTGGTTTTGGATAGAGATTGGACCTTTTTCTTTCTTACCTCAGGAAGAGTTTTGGGTATAATTCTTGGCTCATGTTTCTCAATAGAAGCAGAGTTACTTGTCCTAGAACTCGAACTCTTTACATATGCCACATCTTTTGTACCATTATCCATCAGAGACAAATTGGCCAATGTCAGAGCTATATCATCTTCAGCAGCTTTTCTATTCTCAACAGTTTGATCACTCTCTGATGGAGGTGTCCTTGCTTTAGCCATCTCAGTGGGATGTCTGTACTGAAGAACTTTTCCACCTTAAAGTTgtttgtaagtctgcagatggTACCTGAGAAGTCTAGAAAGATTGTTACCAAGAGAAAGATgtcttaaataaatatgttttacaataacTAAACCACTTGcacattaacatattttatgaCCTACAGACAACCCAttcttattaacaaataaaagtttcatcctaaatcaataaaagataaataaaaacacatacatcATAGTTAACTTTAATCAAACATCATCAGAGAAACAATCTCTTGATCCTTTCTTAGGTCAAAACCAGCTTACGAACTTAACTTTTAAGCAGTTGGCTCAATGAATTAAGTTATCTAGttagacaaaaaaacaaaaccagacTGCATTACTGAGGTGTAAatcattttgaatttatatatgaagtttatgatcaaccacacacacatacacacaaaactgaaaatgtttaagaTGAACATAAGTGTGTAATAAGCTATTGATTAACCTCCAGTGCCAGCATATTGTCTAATAAAGTAGTCCACTACAAACCAACTTCAACATGTGCATGTACAGTACACATACTAGTATAGATTAGTACGTGGTATGCTATCTTGGTAACACCTAATTCCTATACACTTTTTAATAAACTCACCTgctatattattacatttatgaacatatgttctttaaaataaaagaaatcatataAACAAAGATGTGTTGATAAACCGATACTTAAAGAATTGATATTCTGAGCTTTTGTTTCATGAAAAGTTCTTCACAAGCAAGAAATCCTATTTCCACACAAGTTTTATCAATTATTTGGAAGAATAGCCATGGggatttaaacttttttattagcACTGTGCTAAATTTAGCAcacttaaaaaattacataagtgATGGTTAAAAGCTGTCTAACTTGTATGACATATTTCATATGGTCTccaatcataaataaatactgaaaatatttatatgtgcCTAAGAAGACCAAAAAGCCAAATTGTATATTTGTAAGATAATTCAAGATTATTAACAAAATTTCCTTGTAAATGGTCAATGTGCACTTGAAAGTCAATTTTGAGAAATTGTAAACATGTGATTACAATATAAAATGCAAGTTGGTTTAGAGCAGATAACTGCTCAATGAGTTAGCAAGATGTTAGTTAATTAGCTAGTTAACATTAATTTTCACTCATTTAGAAACAACTTCAacattatcacacacacacatctggaACTAACATTACTCATCCTGTAGCTAAATACAATACACACATCCTTGTTAAAACCATTCAGAAAACTTCTTTTAATGTGATAGGGGGCAAATAGATGCTAAAAGTAAACCTAAAAATTAATTCCAATTCTAAAAAGGTAATTATTTCACTTGGGACTATGTACATACAGCATTGGTTTCTTATATAACAAAGAATATTGACTTACTTAAAAGAGTTCAGAGGATAGCTACTGAAATGACTTTGGAAACAGAAGTTATCTTGTTGGAATAGGTTATGATCGGTAAGTTTCTCTTGAAGAAAAGGTAACACGATCATACTGAAGCTTAAAACATTATCTGGTAGCTTGATAGAATAAAATCCCCTACTTGGTTTTGTCAAATTATGGAAATGTCACATGAGTGAATTTGAGAAAGGCTCCAGAGAagacaatattatttttctaagtgGTGATTAGTTTAAGAGGAGAATTACTGAATTCTTGTTAGACAAGAGgttgattttatttctaatattttatatttaatctctCAGAGATGGATGTTCAGTAAAATCTTTAAAGTATCATGCTTATATACTCTGTTATAATTACATGTATTATGAGCTTCATACTGTATTATATCATTTGAATATTTATCAAGCCTTTACTGTATCCACCACACCTAAAGGCAATCCATTTCAAGTGTCAAATCTCCCTGTGAAAAATAAAGGCGTTTTATCAGCGTCTCTTGCATCTATTATCATCAAGTGTTAAAAATAGACAGTGCaccaacattatcaattccccTAACATTCTTAAACACTTAAAACAGATTTtatctaactcttctttttacaAAAGAAAGTTTCTTGTTATCAAATTCATGACAACCACCAAAGtaaagagcccaagactgaacacaatactccaaagaTGGCCTAACCAAGACCCTATACAATGAATCTATAACCTCTTTGAACTTGTATCTATtacttctgtagatacaaccttaaaataaaatcctatttgctctgcAACTAGCAACATTACATTGTTTCAGACCAATAAGCTACAACACCAAGTTAGTTTTCTTTGTTAAGGTTACTCCTACTAAAATCACACCTAGAGTTACAAAATCTTGTAGATTTTGGTTAAGGATGTTTTGTTTAGGTTATACTTCCTTATCTTTCATCAGAAGGTAAAACAATTAATAGTATATTTTCACTTTCACAGTATTATTAattctgttgtttgtttatagttgcACAGAAACCTAtgcaagggttatctgtgcttaaCCCACCATGGGTTTTGAAATCCATtttctagcattgcaagtccaGAAACATGCCACTCTCAGgcttgttattaataatacatattaataataaaatatctatctTCATTTTTTGACAGTGTTATCCTACAAGTTTAGCATAGGctagttttaatttaaacatcTACATCAGAAGATGGGAGTTTGATATGGTGTGATATGCACGTCTTAATTATTAGAAAGCTTAGAAAATGAACAACATAAGATGCACCTTGAACGAGAGCAGATAATTACTCATTGATTAGCAAGATGTTAATTAGTCAGCCACTTAATTTTCACTCATTTTGAAATTATTGGACAAAGAAACAGAGACACAAGAAAGTGCTTCATACACCTGGAAAGTTAACAACtaagtaaaactgttgtattattATCTCCTGTGAACTTAAGCCTGTGAGAGAACATTAGTTATTGTAACTCacagttgaagaaataaaacaattttgttactAACGAGTTGGGCATTGCATTATCTATGTTACTGATAAGCTAAAAACAAATACACCAACAATAACACCATTACAATACTGACATCAAGAGTGGGATTAATTTTGGAAGAAAATAAACTAGAATACAGGCTCTACTTTATGAACTACACATTCTGAAATTCTATTTCTGTAtcttataattttcaaaacttgtatCATTTTATGTATACTCATGAATTATAATCACAAGCTCATTCATCAGAAAAATTCTGAGGAATAAACTTATTAGTGCAAGAAAACATCAGGTAATTAATATGTTTTTCTACATGAATGAAcataattcataaacaaaaaagttAGTGTAGTTTCCATACAATGAGGTTCTAGGAACTGATTACCTACATTTCTATTGTTGTGTTTAACCATCTAATACAAGTCTCCATACAGATATGCTACCACCAatgcaaaaaagtaaaatcacAAACTCTAATAAAGACAATTGTAACACCTACTGAAACATGTATTCTCAAAACTTGAAGTATTAGACATGGAATTGTGATCTTAGATCACCTACTGCTAACTAGACAACAGATTAATACTGATcttcattgtaaatattaaaaagtgaGAAATCTTTCATAAGTAGAGATGATATGTGAAATCAAAGCTCTTTCTTTTTCAGAATGGTATGATCctgaagaaaaactttaaaaaattaactgttcAAGCAAAGTAATTTTCTTCAGAAGAATATTCATCATCTGCATGAATTATCAGTTGAAGAACATGAAACCAGTTTCTTAGTATACATACAGCCCAGTATAACATCTGTAGTATATCCAATTATTCAAGCTTATGATTAGCCTAACAGAATAATTCTCCATAAACTAAACCTATTGGACAATCCCCAAATTTATATGCATAAAGAacgtaatttaatttaaaactttttcaaaacATATCAACAACCTAAAAGCCATAAATAAATTAACTATCTTTTGAGGATCCACAATAGGAATCACACAGTGATGgaatttattatatgtattttaaactgCTTTTTCACTTAAACAATAATCCAATATTTCTGTAGGAATGATGatactaaaaattaattattgtgtattatttagCCAGATAAGATATCAagataaacaaaagataaatacATAGCCCAATATAAATTTCCATTCACTACTTCTCTCCAAGTTATTGCACTGTCATTGTATTTCAACCCTTGTTTGGCTCAGGTAAGACTATTTGAACAATTTATGACTATTCTGTAACAGATATcaggaacataaaaaaacacGTGTTTACACTATAGTGACAGTATAAACTTTAAATGAtagcaatgaaataaaattttagacGTTTTCACTATCATTGCTGAGAActatgttaatataaacataagttCTGTTGTTCATAATAAAGATAAAGAGATAATTTCAATTCAACTATCAGTAATAATACGAGAAACTAAACttcaaactgtatttttaaaacctCTATATCCTAAAAGACCACTTGAAAGTAAAAACGTTCATTAAATATCAAACGTTCCAAACAAAAAGTACCGAAAGATTGTAGATGTTAAATTTGTCGTATAAAAGATACCTAATAATACATTCTTTATCTATTAATACGCTTTcccatataaatattattttatttatttagataatgGATGATTGCAACACACGCACTCTTTCTCTCTATGGCTAAGTCAATGAGTACATGTGACACCCTTTTACCGAATtccattaaaaatgtaataaaactatcgTATTTCCAATTTAAAAGAATAACATTTTCATGCATCAGTTAACACGTAATTATAATAAAGGAAGCAAGGCCTCTATTTAGAACATCTCTGTATCTTTAGCACATACTAAATCAATGTAATCCAATGTAAACTATTACATCTACCATTGAAAGCTTCCCCAATCTTATAACTGATATATCTGCAggtattttacacattttattttctaatggaATCCTTTCTTTGCAAATGAATAAAACTTACTTCAAAGAATATATACATGATCATATAATCAGCTTGGACCTTTTCaccatttcaaaaaaaaaaaaaagatttaattttggtaaaaatattaattcccACACCACCTTTCCCGAGATTCagataaatatttaacacatCATACCTTCGTTTAGTACCCTTAAAGAAGTTCCCCAGTGGCAATTATGGTTgtcaatttaaaatgaataaattatattattcaaaacaaagataTAGGTTTtcttatacaaattataatttactaCTTACCTATGCATTTCACACGCTAAAAAAGCATAGTCTTCAAACAGTAAATCTAATTTCAGAAAACTAGATCAATTTACAGTCTTTCTTTGCTCTGTACTTGTTGTTGAagtaacaaagtaagtattattttaaatttgatttctcaataaacagtttattttggaTATAGAGTATTTCAGATAAAtgtaatgaatttataaaatgattctttacGATGTAAGTATAACGAATTTATGTAGTTTTCATCATTAAGAGATAAAACCAATTTTTCAATCCTCATTTACGTCAGAGACTTGAAACactatattgtatttgttttttttttttttttggaatttcgcacaaagctactcgagggctatctgtgttagccgtccctaatttagcagtgtaagactagagggaaggcagctagtcatcaccacccaccgccaactcttgggctactcttttaccaacgaatagtgggattgaccgtaatattataacgcccccacggctgaaagggagaacatgtttggcgcgaaagggatgcgaaccctcgaccctcagattacgagtcgcacgccttacgcgctcggccatgccaggcctcattaTATTGTAATCAGTATTACACAAATTTGAAGTTAAACGTCAAGTAATCAACCAAAGATGTACCTTGATTTTTAacacttttgaaaataaacattagtcACAGTGAAATGCAACGTTACGTTCCCCATCATTACAttcttaacatattttatatcactatattcTAAATTCATCTATGTCGATCATTTTAAAAGGCATGACTAAATTCGGATTTTGTAATAGGATCTTTGTATAACAGCATTTTCTAACCGCTGCGGTAGGTGAAGAGAAGAGTATGAAAGAGAAAAAATGTGATCAGAGGAACTAGCTGAAGTCACCACCATAGGATCATTCTCTTTTGGAGAAGGTTTATCACAACATTGTGGTGGCAAGAATTGTAAACTGAAAATAGTCTCTACTGTAGACACTGGCGGGCGAAATGTGGGCCCTCACAAtagatacttaacagttttaCGAGGGTTGTAACGTAAGCATATTTTATAGTGCAATGGTTGAGGAGAAGGATATTGACAAGATTAAACCTGATGGCGATGGCGAAAAATACAAACTTCTTGTTCAAGAAGATGGTCAGTGATGTCACTGCTTTTAAACAGAACATGAATCATATAGGCTGGACCTTGAACATGTTTAATTCTGATTGCACGATGAGTTTATAGCTTATTTTTCAGGAATTCCGGGATAACGTCTTCTTCACTGATGACGGAATCCACCTAAAGGACAACATACGAAAaggaaaggtttggtttgttttgaatttcgtgcagtactagctgtccctaatatagcactgtaagactagagggaaaacagctagtcatcaccacccgccaccaacttttgggctactctttaaccaaagaatagtaggattgatcgtcatgttataacgcccccacggctgaaagggcgagcatgtttagcgcgaccctcggattacgagtcgagtgccttaaccatctggtcatgctgggaCCGAAAAGGAAAGAGGTCGTGTAGGTGATGGTTGTTGTTTGATAGGGAGTTAAGTTGGGTGGTGGTTGGATTTATGTTCATCAGGCCCATTTGACAGCAAATGATGCCATAGAGACGAGTATTCAAACTTTGGATAGTGACTCCATTATATGAAGGGATAAATGTATGTACGTGCATCAGTTATGAGGCAATATTTAGCAAGTTCTTGGCGCAATGCTGTGTAAAACCAACGTTCCATTTGGAAAAAGAGAAACACGAAAAATGATAAAGTTCTCCAAATGAGAATATATCTGAGAACAAACTGGTGTTGAAGGCAAATCGGCTGAAATGGTAGACGTAGTGGTGACAGAAACATTAGCAGATATTGGTGAAACTGCAAGCGTAGAAGACAAAGACATACTGAGTCTATCAGCATTGAGGAGGAAAGAAGATTGCGAGAGTTTAGGGCGACTACTAGGCGAAAGGATAGCAACCTCAGACAACTTTGGGAGTTTCACCACAGGGAGAAGTCCACAGTACATGGAAATAAATACAGCACAATCAACAAACGAAgttacaaaaatacaagaaaaatgaaacaatcGAAACTCACCAAAAATGGTCAGTAGAAAACATAACAATACCACATACAATCCTGAAGAGAGCCCAAAATCCATACCATGAAATAAGATAACATTAAAATGCGTATAACGTTAGAGGATATATGCTACATGCATATGCTTTAACATCTTTTTACTCACCTTGTAATCCCATGTTTAATAAAGAATTTCTAGAGCATGCGGAATTTATACTACAagtatattattgtaaattattagccgatcaaaatatttaatacactgAGAAATGCGTGTAAAGATTTCAGATAATTTCAAAATTCGTTATCAATGTCACAGAATAACTcattttgagaatgattcttatAATTGCttacgtaaaataaaatatatttacagttatttCATCTAACTTACATACAATCTTGTATTCAGTCTTTGCTTGAATTTCTTTACctatgttaaattttctttcagtgtaatttGATTCTGTAGGGGTTTTAAAAGgataaataaatcagaaaaatcATGCCATCCATTTCACCCTAGAGATTCCATGTACCCACAAATCAAACTATTtatctttgtctttttttttttttttgacaaatcacaccttgttattttattatgacAATCACTATATTATTCAGTATGTTGGATAACATACTGGATCAAGTATTTCTTTATAAGATATATCCACCATTTTGTCATCTGCTATAAAGTTACAACGTTCGTTTTTGAAGATCATTTTTTGAATTTGAAGTATGTTCTGAAAATTTTGGTGCCCATTTGATCTAAATTACAAGCTAAAGTGgtgttaattaattagaaataattaaaacaagtcGAACTCTATCAATACTTTATACCTGAGCATGTGAAGATCTGGAAAATCAAGGAACAGAAAGTTAGAGGAAAATATAACCATCTTGATAGTATCGTGTAGAACTGCTATTGTTAAAGGTTAACCTAAAGATGTTGAGactgaaattaaattatattacaaattaccaaattaatttatatttttaatgtttcagcaTTGCTTCaccaaatatatttacttttatcatttctgtttttgtagctggctttaatgactaaaatatgtagtagaacgtgtataaaactttacagacaaataaaagaaactaactcaactctacttttcagatcattaatcaaataaatctttatgaagatggatgtatctGAGGAGCACGTGAGGCATATAATGATGTATAAGTTTATAAAAGGCAATAATGGAGAAGaaactatataaaacatttaaggtGCTTATGGTgtgaagtctctcaatgaaagaaaatgtcaaaggtggtttcagaagttcagatcaggtgactacagcttaagtgatgcgccacgttcagatcgtcctgttgagttcaatgatgacttgctgctggctgcacttgtgctgtaacagttgaaaaactagcacagaagcttaattcaacccctttaacagttcaccgtcatctgcaacagcttggaaaggtgtcaaaacttagaaaatgtgTCCTCCTTGACTTGATAGAAGCAAACGTTAAAGCacgagtggacatttgcacttcactctcgtgaacgtaactcacttattttggacaggttagtgaccggagatgaaaaatggatattttataaaaatgttaagcgccgcagacaatgacTCAGTGCAGGTGAACTGGTTAAAGCACAACACAAAATGGATTTCCACCCTAGGAAAGtgttgttaagcgtttggtgggatattgttggtatgatctactttgagttgttgccacacagtgtaacgattacatcagacttctattgtcagcGGTTAGAGCACtcgaatgttgcactgaaagaaaagagacctgctttgatcagtcgtaaaggtgttgtgtcacaccaggataatgcacggtaccatacagcaagaatcacatctgcaaagattgaagagctagattaGAAAAAACTCCCACATCCTTcgtattctccagaccttgccccatatgattatcatctattccgaagtttgcagaactatcttgacgGGAAAGAGCTTAGAACACattaaaatgtcaaaactaccatctctacattcttttcctcaaACAACCATGAATTTTAGAGAAGTAacatttagaagcttgtgaatcattggaaggaaataattaataataatggaacatacattattgattaaataacattaaaagcgtttgaaatcattTATCTTTTTCACTTATCTTAAATGTTTTAGGTTACAATATAGATATAACAGGGAactaattgttttttaatttaaacattgaaTAATTATAAACGGCCTGGTATATTGTAGAAATAACATAGTtaagatttaattatttattgtaagttaACGATGTGTTACTAAAAGTAAGAGGCCTCCCCACACGTATaagcaacataaaaatatttagtttgatcaaaaagtaaaacatagaaCTTTTAAAACAACCCTTGATTTAATATCACATATGACAAGCAACCCAAAACAATGTGCCTAGAAATTGGACCAGAATAATATACACAATCCTATCCAATAAAGAAAATCTACTTGATGTAGAAGGTCCATAACAGAAATAACGAATAATCCAGGGATAAAAATATTatctctgagaaaaaaaaaagggtaaatgtttattctgtcgaagtttacaaaattatatctGGATCGATG
This genomic window from Tachypleus tridentatus isolate NWPU-2018 chromosome 10, ASM421037v1, whole genome shotgun sequence contains:
- the LOC143230595 gene encoding uncharacterized protein LOC143230595 isoform X12 translates to MAKARTPPSESDQTVENRKAAEDDIALTLANLSLMDNGTKDVAYVKSSSSRTSNSASIEKHEPRIIPKTLPEVRKKKVQSLSKTKFGSQSLIERGTRKKRRQMSISDPTPEITCLTRSPSCGFGFFRRGLSTTSTSSSHSSGGSKFRTPGYRPRLHSDSFPEQGCLLPRGLKDQHAVHVCGWSESDSGSRISPGEGQTSSSFPEEGATAPSSVCTLELSKKSDKKTPKWQKNSKFEVFVPLCDVQQSLKKGEVIEEDLMDISIGNISNELHHFTMWQFVQWSIKLASCC
- the LOC143230595 gene encoding uncharacterized protein LOC143230595 isoform X5 translates to MAKARTPPSESDQTVENRKAAEDDIALTLANLSLMDNGTKDVAYVKSSSSRTSNSASIEKHEPRIIPKTLPEVRKKKVQSLSKTKFGSQSLIERGTRKKRRQMSISDPTPEITCLTRSPSCGFGFFRRGLSTTSTSSSHSSGGSKFRTPGYRPRLHSDSFPEQGCLLPRGLKDQHAVHVCGWSESDSGSRISPGEGQTSSSFPEEGATAPSSVCTLELSKKSDKKTPKWQKNSKFEVFVPLCDVQQSLKKGEVIEGLLKVNPSNYKDSFISAPVILDLMDISIGNISNELHHFTMWQFVQWSIKLASKKN